In Helicobacter ibis, one genomic interval encodes:
- a CDS encoding MlaD family protein, protein MEARLNHVLIGVFFVLSLFALAYFVYWIGRYDRNISKYNEYYVYNTELPKGIRSETQVRFLGIPVGFVKSYKLIDDNVEMVIWIKKDINIKKGAKILVDSQGLTSGNFLSLIQGNEGDFTQGEKAVLGFEENWVDRVGNKVEKAMEQLETSLYKVNMLLNDKNLQNIESSLENFAKFSQHLDKTLLNIESEILKFGNTREVFEESIKNGDYNLREMITPLIFDLQQSAKRFDSILQSTQSITNEIESSPYDFIFGIKTNKLGPREER, encoded by the coding sequence ATGGAGGCTAGGCTAAATCATGTGCTAATTGGTGTATTTTTTGTATTATCATTATTTGCACTTGCTTACTTTGTGTATTGGATTGGTAGATATGATAGAAATATTTCAAAATATAATGAATATTATGTATATAACACAGAGCTTCCAAAAGGGATTCGTTCAGAAACACAAGTTAGATTCCTGGGAATCCCAGTTGGTTTTGTCAAAAGCTATAAGCTAATAGACGATAATGTAGAAATGGTAATATGGATTAAAAAAGACATAAACATTAAAAAAGGAGCGAAGATTCTTGTAGATTCCCAAGGATTAACAAGTGGTAATTTTCTATCATTAATACAAGGCAACGAAGGGGACTTCACACAAGGAGAAAAGGCTGTCTTAGGCTTTGAAGAAAACTGGGTAGATAGAGTAGGAAACAAAGTAGAAAAAGCAATGGAGCAACTAGAGACAAGTTTATATAAAGTAAATATGCTTCTAAACGATAAGAATCTACAAAACATAGAATCTAGTTTGGAAAATTTTGCAAAATTTTCACAACACCTAGATAAAACACTCCTAAATATAGAGAGTGAAATACTAAAATTTGGTAACACAAGAGAGGTTTTTGAAGAATCTATAAAAAATGGAGACTATAATTTAAGAGAAATGATTACACCTCTTATATTTGACTTGCAACAAAGTGCAAAAAGATTTGACTCAATCTTGCAGAGCACACAAAGCATCACAAATGAAATAGAATCTTCTCCTTATGATTTTATTTTTGGAATTAAGACTAATAAACTTGGACCTAGGGAGGAGAGATGA
- a CDS encoding ABC-type transport auxiliary lipoprotein family protein, with product MRQILFLGISAILFAGCFSKQIQEQNKYEIYTPLNNKECQKYITISYLGIEVAQKINSTKIAYKENNNKLEYFAKNKWASNLQDMLEITLNKIAKNNCIALSDNNSPESMKLKVLDLYFDESSNKAVFNAILELGERQIWIAKHTKVEEGDFSKIINALNSTINSGLDEALGEI from the coding sequence ATGAGACAAATACTATTTTTAGGAATTAGTGCGATACTATTTGCTGGTTGCTTTAGCAAACAAATACAAGAACAAAATAAATATGAAATATACACCCCACTAAATAATAAAGAATGCCAAAAATATATAACAATAAGCTATCTTGGAATCGAAGTGGCGCAAAAGATAAATAGCACAAAAATAGCTTACAAAGAAAACAATAACAAACTAGAATATTTTGCAAAGAATAAATGGGCTTCAAATCTGCAAGATATGCTAGAGATAACACTAAATAAAATAGCAAAAAACAACTGCATAGCACTAAGTGATAATAATAGTCCAGAGAGTATGAAGCTAAAAGTGCTTGATTTATACTTCGATGAATCTAGTAATAAAGCCGTTTTTAATGCTATTTTGGAGTTAGGAGAGAGACAAATATGGATAGCAAAGCACACAAAAGTAGAGGAAGGTGATTTTAGTAAAATTATAAATGCACTAAATAGCACTATAAACTCTGGACTAGATGAGGCATTAGGTGAAATATGA
- a CDS encoding alkylphosphonate utilization protein yields MAKDSNGTELNAGDSVSVIKDLKVKGANSTIKRGTTIKNIKLTNKDDEIEAKVDKCGVAVLKTCFLKKI; encoded by the coding sequence ATGGCAAAAGATTCAAATGGAACAGAACTAAACGCTGGAGATAGCGTAAGTGTGATAAAAGACTTAAAGGTAAAGGGTGCAAACTCCACTATAAAAAGAGGCACAACAATAAAAAACATAAAGCTAACTAATAAAGATGATGAAATAGAAGCAAAAGTTGATAAATGCGGTGTGGCAGTGCTTAAGACTTGTTTTTTAAAGAAAATTTAG
- a CDS encoding CDP-glycerol glycerophosphotransferase family protein: MKTIIISPHHTITNWEGLRLSNFLEFSDFFLELPKLYPQIHFIFRPHPLLFDTIKQNPNLWNDSVESYLTKISRIPNMTYDDTSDYLQTFMDSSALIHDCGSFLAEYLFTEKPMLFIAKRAQANDSFTKHGKDLLDKLYLAYTQEEIINFINEVVINNNDYMKKKRVNFTNKQIIYNQGNAGKAIANDIIREIFG; the protein is encoded by the coding sequence ATGAAAACAATAATAATTTCTCCTCATCATACTATTACAAATTGGGAAGGATTAAGGCTATCAAATTTTTTAGAATTTAGTGATTTTTTCTTAGAATTACCAAAGCTATATCCTCAAATACACTTTATCTTCAGACCTCATCCACTTCTATTTGATACTATAAAGCAAAATCCAAATCTATGGAATGATAGCGTCGAATCTTATCTGACAAAAATCTCAAGAATACCAAATATGACATACGATGATACAAGCGATTACTTACAAACTTTTATGGATTCTAGTGCTTTGATACATGATTGTGGATCATTTCTGGCAGAGTATCTATTTACAGAAAAGCCAATGCTATTTATAGCAAAGAGAGCACAAGCAAATGATAGCTTCACCAAACATGGCAAAGACCTACTAGATAAACTATATCTAGCATATACACAAGAAGAAATAATAAACTTCATAAACGAAGTGGTTATAAACAATAATGATTACATGAAGAAAAAAAGAGTAAATTTTACCAACAAGCAAATAATCTACAATCAAGGCAATGCTGGAAAAGCAATCGCTAATGATATAATAAGAGAAATTTTTGGGTAA
- a CDS encoding MlaE family ABC transporter permease, which produces MPFLKINYSNKIEVTLGGAWDYKIPSSTIRQLEQIPNNKEISLKLDDDFDLDFCGGKILHSWCNNRIFAQNELLYNQKSKHILKELDSSQKPKDKTLHEEIIVAHKDSFKIIKSFSKKLYFAFGFLGEIISLVILSFIKPKNIRVKAFFYHTQESLIKAVGIVSLACFLIGIVIAYQGSIQLKQFGASILIVEMSAMLTLREMSPIIAAIIIAGRSASSFSAEIGMMKSTQELDAMSVMGFNPITFLVIPRILALCLIMPLVVFIADLFGILGSMFISSLQLDISTEQFLERFLTMVDERHFWVGMIKAPFFGLIISLIGCYHGFIVAKDTRSIGLHTTKSVVESIFAVIAFDAICSVIFTELGL; this is translated from the coding sequence ATGCCCTTTCTTAAGATTAACTACTCTAATAAAATCGAAGTAACTCTAGGTGGTGCTTGGGACTATAAAATCCCAAGTAGCACCATAAGGCAGCTTGAACAAATTCCTAACAATAAAGAAATATCACTAAAGCTAGATGATGATTTTGATTTAGATTTTTGTGGTGGCAAGATTCTGCATTCATGGTGCAACAATAGAATCTTTGCCCAAAATGAACTTCTCTATAATCAAAAAAGCAAACATATACTAAAAGAACTAGATAGCAGTCAAAAACCAAAAGACAAAACTCTGCACGAAGAGATAATAGTAGCCCATAAAGATAGCTTCAAAATTATTAAAAGCTTCTCTAAAAAACTCTATTTTGCGTTTGGGTTTTTAGGGGAGATTATTTCTCTTGTAATACTAAGTTTTATAAAGCCAAAGAATATCAGAGTAAAAGCATTTTTCTATCATACTCAAGAATCTCTAATAAAAGCCGTAGGAATAGTATCTTTAGCCTGTTTTCTAATAGGAATTGTAATAGCATATCAAGGCTCAATTCAGCTAAAACAATTTGGTGCAAGTATCCTAATAGTCGAAATGAGTGCAATGCTAACTTTAAGAGAAATGTCGCCAATTATTGCTGCAATAATAATTGCCGGAAGAAGTGCATCTTCATTTAGTGCAGAAATAGGCATGATGAAATCCACACAAGAACTAGATGCAATGTCTGTTATGGGATTTAATCCGATTACTTTTTTAGTTATCCCTAGAATCTTAGCCCTATGCTTGATTATGCCTTTGGTTGTATTCATCGCTGATTTGTTTGGGATTTTAGGCTCTATGTTTATTAGCTCACTACAGCTTGATATAAGCACGGAGCAGTTTTTAGAGAGATTTTTGACTATGGTAGATGAGAGACATTTTTGGGTAGGTATGATAAAAGCACCATTTTTTGGACTTATAATATCCCTAATTGGGTGTTATCATGGATTTATAGTGGCAAAAGATACTAGAAGCATAGGTTTGCACACGACAAAAAGCGTAGTTGAATCTATATTTGCAGTAATAGCATTTGATGCAATTTGTTCTGTTATCTTTACCGAGCTTGGATTGTAG
- a CDS encoding dihydroneopterin aldolase, producing MIYTINIENLRLKAIIGILPFERENPQEIEVNFSCKYEKNKEFLDYSKIKEFIEESFKNDFLLLEDALEFFYNEIPKRFIIIDSFSLKITKLDIFKNCKVSMEVSYKKDINE from the coding sequence ATGATATATACGATAAATATAGAAAATCTAAGACTTAAGGCAATAATAGGGATTCTGCCATTTGAAAGAGAAAATCCACAAGAAATAGAGGTGAATTTTTCTTGTAAATACGAAAAAAATAAAGAGTTTTTAGACTACTCAAAAATAAAAGAATTTATAGAAGAATCTTTTAAGAATGATTTTTTACTACTAGAAGATGCACTAGAGTTTTTTTATAACGAGATTCCAAAACGCTTTATAATTATTGATAGCTTTTCTTTAAAGATAACAAAACTAGACATTTTTAAAAACTGCAAAGTATCAATGGAGGTAAGCTATAAAAAGGATATAAATGAATGA
- a CDS encoding FkbM family methyltransferase produces MLQRKNLRYENGLLVKEKYYLGKLCVLKRTIDYKKYDTQTTTYLFGIPLYKESTKISSRLLYKCHIQESKYNHTLDANHYMSQDIANATTQNNLHDRLERLCKNLDPQSIEVVNRIINRLKLTTLSKDKSYTGVSKEEHKALENLRDNYLTNIIKLDENLYFYNGYFIPKNPLYEASVWLYEHNMNLFSTLDKIKNKNIIDVGGYIGDSAIIFEKYTDKNIYCFEPVSDNYKLVQETIKLNNATKIIPINKGLGSKKENLSIMKNGANSTINNTDSSIKNKEKEQISITTLDSFVEENNIEVGFIKVDTEGFEMEFLKGALETIKSQKPAMLLSIYHSADDFFGIKPFIESLNLGYSFTIHKPIDFTISGECALYCEVRN; encoded by the coding sequence ATGCTACAAAGAAAGAATCTAAGATATGAAAATGGATTATTAGTAAAGGAAAAATACTATCTAGGAAAACTATGCGTATTAAAAAGAACTATAGACTATAAAAAATATGACACACAAACCACAACATATCTCTTTGGAATCCCACTATATAAAGAAAGCACAAAAATTAGCTCTAGACTTCTTTATAAATGCCATATACAAGAAAGCAAATACAACCACACGCTAGACGCAAACCATTATATGTCCCAAGATATAGCAAACGCAACAACGCAAAATAATCTGCATGATAGGCTAGAGAGGCTATGCAAGAATCTAGATCCACAAAGCATAGAAGTAGTAAACAGAATAATAAATAGACTAAAGCTAACAACACTAAGCAAGGATAAATCATACACTGGAGTAAGCAAAGAAGAACATAAAGCGCTAGAAAATCTAAGAGATAACTATCTAACAAATATAATAAAGCTAGATGAAAATTTGTATTTTTATAATGGATATTTCATACCAAAAAATCCACTTTACGAAGCTTCAGTATGGCTGTATGAACATAATATGAATCTATTCTCTACGCTAGATAAAATAAAAAATAAAAACATAATTGATGTTGGTGGATATATAGGAGATAGTGCCATTATCTTTGAAAAATACACAGACAAAAATATATACTGCTTTGAGCCTGTAAGTGATAACTACAAGCTAGTGCAAGAAACAATAAAACTAAATAATGCAACAAAAATAATACCTATAAACAAGGGTCTAGGCTCCAAGAAAGAAAATCTATCTATAATGAAAAATGGTGCAAACTCTACTATAAACAATACAGATAGTAGTATAAAAAACAAAGAAAAAGAACAAATAAGCATAACAACCCTAGATAGCTTCGTAGAGGAAAATAACATTGAAGTAGGATTCATAAAAGTAGATACCGAAGGCTTTGAAATGGAATTCCTAAAAGGAGCACTAGAGACTATAAAAAGTCAAAAACCAGCAATGCTACTTAGCATATATCATAGTGCAGATGACTTTTTTGGTATCAAACCATTTATAGAGTCTCTAAATTTAGGATATAGTTTTACTATTCACAAACCTATTGATTTTACTATTTCAGGTGAGTGTGCATTATATTGTGAAGTAAGGAATTAA
- a CDS encoding ABC transporter ATP-binding protein, whose product MQNIIEIKNLTTKYGDRIIHDNISFNIQQKDIFAILGGSGSGKSTLLNTMIFLKPPTSGEVRFLDKNIWTLDEEESLKMKLKCGVLFQFGALFSSLSVLDNITITLREYTSLPNRVINDLAYMWIHQVGLKPEVANLYPSELSGGMIKRVALARALSLSPKVLFLDEPTSGLDPKSARHFDELIKELRDILGISIVMITHDMDSVKSVVNRLIILKERKIFFEGTISELERQTESLDLFLYQI is encoded by the coding sequence ATGCAAAATATAATTGAAATAAAAAATCTAACTACCAAATATGGAGATAGAATAATCCATGATAATATAAGCTTCAACATACAGCAAAAGGACATATTTGCCATACTTGGTGGAAGCGGTAGCGGTAAAAGCACCCTGCTAAATACAATGATATTTCTAAAGCCTCCTACAAGTGGCGAAGTTAGATTTTTAGATAAAAATATATGGACGCTAGATGAAGAAGAATCTCTAAAGATGAAACTAAAATGCGGAGTTTTATTTCAGTTTGGTGCTCTTTTTTCATCTCTTAGTGTGCTTGATAACATTACAATTACTCTAAGAGAATACACTTCATTGCCAAATAGAGTAATAAACGATCTTGCATACATGTGGATACATCAAGTTGGACTAAAGCCTGAAGTAGCAAATCTATATCCTAGTGAGCTAAGTGGTGGAATGATAAAAAGAGTTGCATTAGCTAGAGCATTATCTCTTAGCCCAAAAGTGCTATTTTTAGATGAACCAACAAGCGGACTTGACCCAAAGAGTGCTAGACATTTTGATGAGCTAATAAAAGAGCTTAGAGATATTTTAGGCATTAGCATAGTTATGATAACGCATGATATGGATAGCGTAAAAAGCGTAGTAAATAGACTAATAATTTTAAAAGAGAGAAAAATATTTTTTGAAGGAACTATTAGTGAGCTAGAGAGGCAAACGGAATCTTTGGATTTATTTTTGTATCAAATTTAG
- the flhB gene encoding flagellar biosynthesis protein FlhB: MADEEKTEEPTGRKIEKAREEGNVIKSPDVNAFLGMVVGLVLIFLCFSFWVSGLSDMFHAVYGLFNRDLNLANSMSLTLSLAFETILLLVPIFAALMITGVVANVAQSGLLLTIKAIQPKLQKLNVISGIKNLFSLKKLLDGFLITFKVFSAFIIAFFVFLGFMHELATVSLFNLGDQMLWFRDKALILIGILLAFFLVMAAADYMLKRYQYFKSLRMTKQEVKDEFKNQEGDQQVKGKIRSLMFQASKKRMMQNIPSADVVVTNPTHYAVALRYDTQKERAPRVLAKGVDLIAQRIKKVAEEHEIPIIENPPLARALYKDVDIDKEIPESLYQAMVQVLIKVQQINEAKKKKL; this comes from the coding sequence AAGCCCTGATGTAAATGCTTTTTTGGGTATGGTTGTTGGGCTTGTGCTTATATTTTTGTGTTTTAGTTTTTGGGTCTCTGGATTAAGTGATATGTTTCATGCGGTATATGGATTGTTTAATAGAGATTTAAACCTAGCAAATTCCATGTCTTTAACTTTGTCGTTGGCATTTGAGACCATATTGCTTCTTGTGCCTATTTTTGCTGCATTGATGATAACTGGAGTTGTTGCAAATGTAGCACAAAGCGGACTTTTATTAACTATAAAGGCAATACAACCAAAGCTTCAAAAGCTAAATGTTATCTCTGGAATTAAGAATCTATTCTCCTTAAAAAAGCTTTTAGATGGCTTTTTGATTACCTTTAAGGTTTTTAGTGCATTTATTATTGCTTTTTTTGTGTTTTTAGGATTCATGCATGAATTAGCAACGGTTTCACTTTTTAATTTGGGCGATCAAATGTTGTGGTTTAGGGATAAAGCATTGATTCTAATTGGCATACTTTTGGCATTTTTCTTAGTTATGGCAGCGGCTGATTATATGTTAAAGCGTTATCAATATTTTAAATCCCTAAGAATGACAAAACAAGAAGTAAAAGATGAGTTTAAAAACCAAGAAGGAGACCAGCAAGTAAAAGGAAAGATTCGCTCACTTATGTTCCAGGCTTCAAAAAAGCGTATGATGCAAAATATACCAAGTGCCGATGTTGTAGTTACAAACCCAACTCACTATGCAGTGGCACTAAGATATGATACACAAAAAGAAAGAGCACCAAGAGTCTTGGCAAAAGGAGTCGATTTAATCGCTCAAAGGATTAAAAAAGTAGCAGAAGAACATGAAATACCAATAATAGAAAACCCACCACTTGCAAGGGCATTGTATAAAGATGTAGATATTGATAAAGAGATTCCAGAATCTCTTTATCAAGCAATGGTTCAAGTGTTAATTAAGGTTCAACAAATTAACGAAGCAAAGAAAAAGAAACTCTAA